CACAAAATAAAAACTCTAAAATCGGAAGTTTACACGTATTATAAAAACTGGGCGCTAAATGAAGGATATGATAAAAAAGAGTACCTTGGAAGAACCACATTCTACAAGGAACTTGAGGATAAATACAGAGGAGTGATCACCCTTAAAACCATACAAGGCAGTAGATTTTATCAAGGAATATGTCTTAGATATCGGTTTGAAAATGATAAACATACGCTCTAAACCTTTTTTCAACTATTTTAGCCATATTTTGAAGAGATAATCAAACTATATAGATGATAATCGAACTATATAGATCGAAATGTTCACAGCGCTAACTTTTTGGGACTCTGCACCCTGACCCTACAACTCTGCACCCTGACCCTACAACTCTGCACCCTGACCCTACAACTCTGCACCCTGACCCTACAACTCTGCACCCTGAATATCCTCATATATCTGTTATTTTCTACTATACTCAGAGTATTATAGGAATCTACCCTATAAGGGTGCAGAGTTACCTTGTCATAACACTACACAGAGCGCATTTTCGCGTTCCCATAAGGTTTATAGAAATGGGGTGTAACTCTGCACCCTACAAATCATGAATATTACAATCTGCCGATCAATCCTGAAAAGAAGAGTGACATTTGTTCCGATTCATTTTGATTAGGGTGCAGAGTTTGATCTCAACTCTGCACCCTGTCAATAGTATTATATATTAGATCGCACCTTCGGGAATGAATTACAGAACCCCAACGATCTGCCCGACATTATTCACCACCGGCAGGAGCGACATCCCCCATGCCGCGAGCAGAGGGTACACCGCCCCGCCTGGCATCGACCGTTCGGCCATGACCGCCACCCCTGCCATCAGCACCACCCCTACCAGTTTTGCCCCCAGCATCGTGTGAACCGACTCGACGACCGGGACCATGAGAGGGTTCGCCTCCTGCCCTCCTCGGTCCAGGGCGTACGCCGTGGTGGCGACATCGCAGCCCTGGAGCACCACCACCATCCCCAAGATCACCATCACCAGGTGCCGTTTCTCGATCTCCATTACGCCTTAAATCGGGCGGATGCAATATAACCCTAACGCCTCTTCAGGATCAATTATTTTTGCTATGGAGGTTTTTTTGATGGGCTGATGACAAAAAAGTATATCAAAAGAACGCATCATATGACAACGAATATATGCCGTGACGTTATTTTAGATCTTATCCCGTAAAGGGAGTGTGAAAAACGATGAATGTACAGAAGAACGATGAAGCGGTTTCACCCGTGATCGGCGTCATCCTGATGGTTGCCATTACGGTGATCCTCGCGGCAATGGTCACAGTCCTGGTATTCAACGAGACCGACAAGATACAGCCTTCAGAAAAGTCTGTAATCCTCCAGGGTTCAGCCACGGGATCATCCGTGACGGTGGAACTGATTAGCGGAGCAGATGTCGTTGAATTAACTGCACTGAAGTTCTCGTTCGGTGCGGACTATCCCGAGGAGGACACTATAATTGCCAACGGATATATTGTTAATGAGGGGTACACGGTTACATCAGGGCAACTAAGTCCCAGTGCTACAAACGGCACAGAGGGCTCATCTGTCGATATTTTCAGCGACAAGAAGTTTAGCGTCGGTGACACCTTCCAGATGGATAACGATGGGGGGAAGTTCACCGTGGTCGGCATCTTCGCCGACGGCACCGAACAGGTGCTCTACACGAAGACATACCCCATAGTAACAGAGTAACCTCTCCAACCTCCTCTTTTTCCCCGCACCGCAACCCTTATCCCCCCACGCCCCCACCACTCTCCATCCTGCTCCCCACAAATGGTAAAATGTTCATCGAATTTCACTCGCCCTGGGGTCGTCGCCCCGTGGCCGGGGAGCAGGCACTTTTTCCGACACCGAATTAAAAAAGAAGAAGGTCAAGCCTTTGGCACAGAGAACGGCATCACCACTTGCCGCCGTCCATCGACCGGGATGAACGTCGCCTGATAATCGCCCATCGGGTGTGCAGGCGTGATCAGTATACCCGTTGCGTCCTCGGGCCAGATATACGCCTCAGCGACGTCAGGGGAAGCGCGAGTGCGGTCGATCCTGCGGTATATCGAAACCTTCCCAATCCCCCACTGGTTCGCCGGCTCCATCTTGCGGATCTCTGCAGTATACCCCGCACCGAGGAACCCGACCATCATGGTATCGTTGTTTTCATGATCGGGGAAAAGAGCGAAAGAACACGGTTCGAGGTCGGGGCCGCTGGTGAGGACGAAGGCACCGGCGGCGAGAACCGCCACGATCACAACACCGGCGACAAGAATCACGCGAGAAGAAGATAAGTTCATTCCCCCTCTCCTTCGGCATACAACGGATCAGTGTGCCGGACAGCACAATTCTCGACATCAGGGGACGAAGAGATGAACCCGCGG
The Methanofollis sp. W23 genome window above contains:
- a CDS encoding type IV pilin N-terminal domain-containing protein, with amino-acid sequence MNVQKNDEAVSPVIGVILMVAITVILAAMVTVLVFNETDKIQPSEKSVILQGSATGSSVTVELISGADVVELTALKFSFGADYPEEDTIIANGYIVNEGYTVTSGQLSPSATNGTEGSSVDIFSDKKFSVGDTFQMDNDGGKFTVVGIFADGTEQVLYTKTYPIVTE
- a CDS encoding DUF5658 family protein, with translation MEIEKRHLVMVILGMVVVLQGCDVATTAYALDRGGQEANPLMVPVVESVHTMLGAKLVGVVLMAGVAVMAERSMPGGAVYPLLAAWGMSLLPVVNNVGQIVGVL